The sequence AGGGCTCGGCAGTTCGCTGTCGATAGCCGACGCGTGCGTATGGACCAGGTCTGGCCAGTTGGGATCCCACAACCAGAGGGCACTACCGCAAAGCTTGCAGAAATGCCGCTGGCCATCGCTGACACGGGTTTCGCCGGTTTGCGTATCGACCATCCTGGCCCGGTAGACAGTCAGGTATTCTCGCCCTTCGACGCGCAGCGTCCGATGATCGCCACCCAAGTTGATCGCATAGCCGCCGCCCCCAGCCGTCTTGCGGCAGATCGAGCAATAGCAGCGCATGAACGGGTATGGCTCGAGCGACTCGAGCGAAAAACGGACGGCCTTGCAGTGACAGGAACCTTCGAGCTTCATGTTCGCACCTCCTCGGTATGCCTTCAGGCTTTGAACACGAGCGAAGGAACAGTTCAGCGAGTGACACTCGCGGCGGCACCTCCATGAGCGAAGGCGCCGCGGTGCGGCTTACTTGCTGGCTTTCAGAGCAAGCTCGGCAAGCTGGGGTGCGGGCTGATAACCGGGAATGACCTGACCATCGGCCAGGATGATCGCTGGCGTACCCTGCACACCGATCTGCTGACCCATTGCATACTGGGCAGCAACCGGGTTATCGCATTGAACGACCGGCACTTCTTCGCGCGCCTTGGCCTTGTTCATCGCGGCCTGACGATCCTTTGAGCACCAGACACTGGCAAGCGTATTGGCACCGTGGCTGCCCATGCCCTGACGGGGGAACGCCATGTAGCGAACCTCGATGCCCAAGCGATTCAGCTCAGGCACTTCGCTGTGCAGTTTCTGGCAGTAGCCGCAATCGGTATCGGTGAAAACCGTAATGTGGGTCTTGGGCTTCTCTGGCGCGAAGACCACCATGTCGCTGGTCGGCACGGCATCGATCAGCTTGGCGACCGAACGACTCTGCGCCTGCTCCGTCAGGTTAACGGCCTGGCCGTCCTTGAACTGGAACATATATCCCTGGATCACGAACTGCCCGTCGGCGCTTGCGTAGAGCTGGCGCCCGCCCTTGAGCTGAACTTGATAGACGCCATCCATGGGGCTTTCCGCGATTGCCTCGATAGGCATATCGGGCTGGATGGACTGCAGCGAATCACGAATGGCCTTGTCGGCGTCTGCAGCCAGAGCAACGGTGCTGACGACGCCAAGGGTCGCGGCAGCAAATAAACGAATCACGCGCATGGAGTCTCCGGGCGACTTCGATCGGGAAGGCGCAGATTACCATAGCCGCCATGGTGCGGCGCCTGGCGACGAGATTCGCTCGTCGACTTTGTGGGCTGCCGCGCAACCCGCAACGCTCGATCATCCGCGAGGGTGATGCTCGGCATGCAGCGCCTGCAACCGCGCGCGGGCGATATGGGTGTAGATCTGTGTGGTCGAGAGGTCGCTGTGCCCCAGCAGCATTTGCACGGTGCGAAGGTCCGCACCGTGGTTGAGCAAGTGTGTGGCGAAGGCATGGCGCAGCGTATGCGGCGATATCGGGGCGCTTATCCCGGCCTGCCTGGCATGCAGCTTGATTCGGTGCCAGAAGGTCTGACGCGTCATCAAGTCGCCACGGCGACTGGGAAACACCACATCGCTGGCCTTGCCCGCGAGCAACGCATCTCGCCCGTCGCGCAGATAGCGCTTCAACCAATGCATGGCCTCCTCGCCCAGCGGCACCAGTCGCTCCTTGTTGCCCTTGCCGAAGGTACGCAGCACGGCCTGCCGCGGATTGATCTGCTCGAGGGTCAGGCTGACCAATTCGGTTACCCGAAGCCCGCAGGCATATAGCACTTCCAGCATGGCACGATCGCGAAGTCCGAGCGGGTCGCCAACGTCGGGGGCGGCCAGCAGCGCCTCCACGTCTGCCTCGGACAAGGCTTTGGGCAACGGCCGCCCGAGCAGTGGCAGGTCGACCCGCAATGTCGGATCGACCGAAATCCCCCCCTCACGCAGCAGGAAACGATAGAAGCCGCGCAAGCCAGACAGCAGCCGAGCCGTGGACCGTGCCTTGTAGCCGCTCTGCAGCCGCCAGGCGAGATGATCGAGGATTAACTCACGCCCCGCGTCGGCCAGCCGTGCGCCGCGCTCGTCCAGCCAACCATTGAACAGCGCAAGGTCACTGCGGTACGCCTCGCGAGTGTTGTCCGAAAGGCCCTTTTCAAGCCAGAGGGCATCGAGAAAGCGATCGATAACTGGATCATCAAGTGCTGGCATGGCGATTCATCGCAACAACAAACGCGCAAGTGTTCCACAGGCGGCAGCTGCTGATCCAGCGCCTGCCGCATGACATCGCGACGGGCATCCTCTGCCATCCGCTGCACCTCCAGATAAGCCGGACGAAGCCGTAGACCTTCAGGACGGAACAATATCCAAAAAAAAAGCCCCGCACGAGGCGGGGCTTTTTCTGCAAGGATCGCTTCTCAGGAAAGCTTTTCCTTGATGCGGGCTGCCTTGCCGGACAGCGCGCGGAGGTAGTACAGCTTGGCTTTGCGGACGTCACCACGACGCTTGACGCTGAGGCTGTCGACCATCGGGCTGTAGTACTGGAAAGTACGCTCGACACCAACACCGTTGGAAATCTTGCGAACGGTGAAGGCGCTGTTCAGGCCGCGGTTGCGCTTGCCGATCACGACACCTTCGAAGGCCTGAAGACGCTCACGCTCGCCTTCCTTCACCTTCACCTGGACAACTACGGTGTCACCAGGGGCGAACGGAGGCAGTTCTTTGGTCATCTGCTCGGCTTCGAGCGCCTGGATAATCTTGTTGGTCATGCTGTGCTCCTAAGGCAGGCCGTCATGGCGTGCCATCGATACGTTAACTATCGTCCCGCTGACGGATGTATTCCTTCAGCAGCTTTTGTTCTTCTCCAGATAGCGAGCGGCTATCCAGAAGATCAGCGCGGCGCTCCCAGGTCCTTCCGAGGGACTGCTGCAAGCGCCAGCGCCGGATGTGTTCATGATTGCCACTAAGCAGCACCTCAGGAACACGCTTATCCGCATACACCTCCGGTCGCGTGTAGTGCGGACAGTCGAGCAGGCCGTCGGTAAACGAGTCCTCCTCGGCGGAATCAGCATGACCCAGCGCTCCGGGGAGCAAGCGGGTCACCGCATCGATCAGCACCATGGCCGGCAGCTCACCGCCGGACAGCACGTAGTCGCCGATCGACCATTCCTCGTCGACATACGCTTCGATGAAGCGCTCGTCGATACCTTCATAGCGGCCGGCAATGAGGATTAGCCCCTCTTCCTGCGCCATACCACGGACATCGGCCTGTTTCAGCTGACGCCCCTGGGGCGACAGGTAAATCACCTTCGCCTTGTCACCCGCGGCCTGCCTGGCGTCGGCCAAGGCAAGCTCGAGCGGCTTGATCTTCATCACCATACCGGGACCACCGCCGAAGGGCCGGTCGTCCACCGTCTGGTGTCGATCATCCGTGTAGCTGCGAGGATTCCAGCATCGCAGCTGGAGCAGCCCCTGCTTCACAGCGCGACTGGTGATCCCGTAGTTACTGATGGCAGCGAACATGTCCGGGAACAGACTGATGACCTCGACACGAAAGCTCGACATGTCGCTCAGAAGTCCGCATCCCATTCGACGCGCATCTCGCCCGCATCCAGATCGACCTTCAACACACAGGGGTCGGTGTAAGGCAGCAAACGTTCACGATCGTCCAGACTGCCGTCAAACGGCTTCACCACAAGGACATCGTTGGCTCCGGTCTCAAGCAGGTGATCCACCCGCCCAAGCACCTGCCCGAGCTGATTGATGACCGTCAGGCCCTGAAGCTGGAACCAGTAATACTCTTCGCCGGTCAATGCAGGCAGTTCGCTACGCGGTATGCAGATCTCGAAGTCGGCATATGTACGCGCCACTTCACGATCTGTCAGCCCATTGAGCGTAGCCACCAGAATCTTGCCCTGGAGGCGCCCCTTGATCAGCTCGACCTGCTTGATCTCGTCGCCTCGCCTGAGCGTCCAGCGTCGATAATCCAGCAGATTTTCGATCGGGTCGGTAAAGGAATAGACCTTTACGTCGCCACGCACGCCATGCACCGAAACGATCTTGCCGATGACGATAAGGTCTTCGGCCGGAGCTGACGTCGCGTTCATATACTTAGGCAGCAGCCTTGGCAGCTTCCTTCAGCAGCTGAGCAACACGCTCAGACGGCTGTGCGCCCTGGCTCAGCCAGTAAGCAGCACGCTCCTGGTTTACAGAGAGCTTCACTTCCGCACCCGAGGCGACCGGATTGAAGAAGCCGATACGCTCAACGAAGCGACCATCGCGCGGGTTGCGGCTGTTGGTCACGGTCAGGTGGTAGAAAGGGCGCTTCTTGGAGCCGCCACGGGCGAGACGAATAGTTACCATGTGAACATCGTTCCTGTAGTCGGTACAGCAAATCTGAATGCAGGGCCCAAGGCCCGAAAGGCCGCATATTCTAAGGATTATCCGGACTTTTGCAAATGGCTTTTTCAAAAACAAAGGCAGGCCCCCGCGGGGCCCGATCGAAGGGCCTCGCCAAGGGCCCGAAAATCAGAACTTGGGCATCCCACCGCCGGGGAACATCCCGCCCATGCCGCGCATCATCTTGGCCATGCCGCCTTTGCCGCTGACCTTCTTCATCATCTTCTGCATCTGTTTATGCTGCTTGATCAGCCGGCCGATGTCCTGAACCTGGGTACCGGAGCCCATGGCAATACGCCGCTTACGAGAGCCGCTGATGATGTCAGGATTACGCCGCTCGACGGGCGTCATCGAGTTGATGATGGCCTCCATCTGCTTGAACTGCTTCTCGGCCGCGCCCTGCGCATTGCCCATTTGCGACAGATTCACGCCACCGATCGAAGGCAGCTTGTCCATCAGGCCGCCGAGCCCACCCATGTTCTTCATTTGCTGAAGCTGATCACGGAAATCCTCCAGATCAAAGCCCTTGCCTTTCTTCAGCTTCTTGGTGAGCTTCTCGGCCTTCTCCCGATCCATGGTCTGCTCGGCCTGCTCGATCAGGCTGAGCACATCACCCATGCCGAGGATGCGCGAGGCGATTCGGTCGGGATGAAACGGCTCGAGTGCGTCGCTCTTCTCGCCCATGCCGAGGAATTTGATCGGCTTGCCGGTGATGTGACGGACCGACAGCGCGGCCCCGCCACGCGCATCGCCGTCGACCTTGGTCAGCACTACACCGGTCAGCGGCAAGGCTTCACCGAAGGCCTTGGCCGTATTGGCCGCATCCTGACCGGTCATGGCGTCGACCACGAAGAGCGTCTCGGCCGGGTTGATCGCGGCATGCACGGCCTGGATCTCGGCCATCATCTCGGCGTCGATGGCCAGACGTCCGGCCGTGTCGACCAGCACCACGTCGATGTATTTGAGCTTGGCCTCGCGAATCGCCGCCTGAGCGATCTCGACCGGCTTCTGGCTGACGTCGGACGGGAAGAACGTCACCCCTACTTCGGCAGCCAGCGTTTCCAGCTGTTTGATCGCCGCCGGGCGGTAGACGTCCGCGGAGACCACCAGCACCGACTTTTTCTTGCGCTCCTTGAGGAAGCGGGCGAGCTTGCCGACGGTCGTGGTCTTGCCCGCGCCCTGCAGACCGGCCATCAGCACCACGGCAGGAGGCACCACACTGAGGGCAAGATCCTCGTTGGCCGCGCCCATCAGCTCTTCGAGCTCGGCGCGTACGATCTTCACGAATGCCTGCCCCGGCGTCAGGCTCTTGGACACCTCGGTGCCAACCGCCCTGTCCTTGACCCTGGCAACGAAGTCCTTGACCACGGGCAACGCAACGTCGGCCTCGAGTAGCGCCATCCGCACTTCGCGCAGGGTGTCCTTGATGTTGTCCTCGGTCAGCTTGGCCTTGCCGGTGACATGGCGAAGCGTCTGGGAAAGGCGATCGGTAAGGTTTTCAAACATGTGCCGTGTCCACGCTGGATGTGGTTAAGGGGCCGATTATAGAAGCTGCGACCCCTGCGCCGGTACCCCGCTGTCGAGGCTTTTCATCGCGACGCCCCGACCGGCCCGGAAGACAGACGCACAGGCGGCCCGCACGCCGAGCGCACCCAGCCGCCTGCGCCATTCACGCACTTTTGTGCGCCCAGGGTTTGTGCCACACTCAGCGCCTTTCGAGCCTGCTAACAGACCTATGCACCCTCTGCTACCGAGCCTAGCCGCCGCTTGCCTTTACGCAGGCGTCACCGGATACCAGGGCCTGCGCCTGGCGCAACGCACCGTGCCGGACAAACGCCTGCTTCTCGCGCTGGGCGCGCTGGCCCTACTGGCGCACGGGGTGAGCCTGTTCATTCAGCTGCTGTCGCCCAGCGGCCTGCATCTGGATTTCTTCACGGCCTCGAGCCTGATCGCCGCGGCCGTCATCCTGCTGATCCTGCTCGCCTTGTACCGCATGCCGGTTGAAAACCTTCTGCTGCTGCTCTTTCCGCTCGGCTGTCTGACGGTACTTTTCGCTCAGTTCGCGCCCTCCGGTACAGCACCGGCCATTGCCGAAGAACCGGGCATTCTGGCGCATATCCTGTTTTCCATACTGGCTTACGGGATGCTTACCATCGCCGTTTTCCAGTCGCTGCTGCTGCTGTTGCAGGACCATCATCTCAAGCACAAGCACCCCTCCGGCCTGATCAAGAACTTCCCGCCGCTGCAAACCATGGAAAGCCTGCTGTTCGGCTTTCTGCTTGCCGGCTGGCTGCTGCTGTCGGCTTCTCTGATCTCCGGCTGGCTGTTCCTGGAGAACCTGTTCGCTCAGCATCTCGTGCACAAGACGCTGCTCTCGGTGATCGCCTGGGTGGTCTTTGGTCTGCTGCTGTGGGGGCGACATCAGCTTGGCTGGCGCGGTTACAAGGCCATCCGCTGGACGCTGGCAGGCTTCTGTCTACTGATGTTGGCCTATTTCGGCAGCAAGCTTGTCCGCGAATTCATCCTGCACATCTAACTGCGCGCGACGAAACATCAACGGACCCTAGGAATACCAAGTGGAACATCTACACCCCGGCTTCCTGGTCGGCATGCTGGTTTTCCTGCTTTTGTGCTCGGCATTCTTTTCCAGCTCCGAAACCGGGATGCTCAGCCTGAACCGCTATCGCCTGCGTCACCGCGCCAAGGAAGGGCACCGGGGCGCAAAGCGAGCGAGTGCGTTGCTCGAGCGGCCGGACCGACTGCTGGGCACCATTCTGGTCGGCAACAACTTCGTCAACATCCTCGCCTCGTCGATCGCCACGGTTCTGGCAATCAAATTCTGGGGCGAAGCCGGCATCGCCGTCGCCACCATCGGCCTGACCATCATCCTGCTGATCTTTGGCGAGATAACCCCCAAGACGCTTGCCGCTTTACGCCCCGAAGCGATCGCCTACCCGGTCAGCCTTCCTCTGCTGTTGCTGCAGCGAGTGCTGTATCCGCTGGTGGCTCTGCTTAACTGGATCAGCAACGGCCTGCTCAAGCTGCTCGGCATCGACCTCTCCAATAAAGGCAACGACAGCCTTTCCACCGAAGAGCTGCGCAGCGTGGTACATGAGTCGGGCAGCGACATGCCAATGAATCGCCAAAGCATGCTGCTCGGCATCCTCGATCTTGAAAGAGTCACGGTCGATGACATCATGATTCCGCGCAACGAGGTTGCCGGCATCGATCTGGAAGACGACCTGGAGACCATCGTGACGCAGCTGCGCACGACGCCGCATACGCGCCTTCCAGTGTTTCGCAAGGACATCAATCAGATCGAAGGCATCGTGCACATGCGCCAGATCGCCCGCCTGCTCAGCCATGATCAGCTGACCCGGGACAGCTTGCTGGAAGCCTGCAACGAACCCTACTTCATCCCCGAAAACACGCCGCTTTCCACCCAGCTGGTGAACTTCCAGAAACAGAAACGCCGCATCGGTATCGTCGTCGACGAATATGGCGATGTTCTCGGAATCGTTACCCTGGAAGACATCCTCGAAGAGATCGTTGGTGAGTTCAGCAATCAGGACGCCTTGCGCAGCCCCGACATACACCCGCAGGAAGACGGCACGCTGGTGATCGACGGCGCGGCCTACCTTCGCGAAGTCAACCGGGCGCTTGGCTGGCAGCTGCCCTGCAATGGCCCCAAGACCCTGAACGGGCTGATCACCGAGGCGCTCGAACACATTCCGGACAGCGGCATCTGCCTGCAGATCAATCAGTACCGGCTGGAAATCCTGCAAGCGGCGGACAATCGCGTCAAAAGCGTGCGCGCCTGGGTGGTCGCGGACAGTCAGAAGCCAGCCGACGACGCGCCTTGAAGCGCGCCGCCCACGACCCGGTCGCTATAGCCTTGTATCGATTGCCGCAGCCGCCCGTAGCGCCTTGGCACGCGCGGCCTCGATCGAGCTATCGCGCGCCAGCGCAACACCCATGCGCCGCTGACCGCTGACGCCCGGTTTGCCGAACAGCCGCAATGCCGTGTCCGGTTCGGCCAGCGCCTCGGCCAGGTGACCGAAGCTCACCTGTTCGGATTCACCCTGCACCAACACCACCGCCGAGGCGGACGGGCCGAACTGCCGAATCGCCGGAATCGGCAGCCCGAGGATAGCCCGCGCATGCAGGGCGAACTCGGAGAGATCCTGGGAAATCAGGGTCACCAGACCGGTATCGTGCGGCCTGGGCGAAACCTCACAGAACCAGACCTTGTCGCCCTTGATGAACAGTTCGACACCGAAGATGCCGCGCCCTCCCAGCCCTTCCGTTACGGCCAGGGCGATGCGCTCGGCCTCCGCCATCGCGCCGGGCGTCATTGGCTGGGGTTGCCAGGATTCCTGGTAATCGCCTTTTTCCTGTCGATGCCCGACCGGCTCGCAGAAGGTCGTTCCAGATGAATGGCGAACGGTCAGCAGGGTGATTTCGTAATCGAAATCGATGAATCCCTCGACGATCACCCGCCCCTTCCCGGCCCGCCCGCCAGCCTGTGCGTACTCCCACGCACCAAGGACATCGGCCTCGCCACGCAGCACCGACTGGCCTTTGCCTGACGAGCTCATGACAGGTTTGATCAGGCAGGGAAACCCCAGCGCGGCGACAGCCGAGCGGCACTCTTCCAACGAATCGGCGAAGCGGTAAGGCGAGGTCGGCAGTCCCAGCTCTTCGGCAGCCAGGCGGCGAATGCCCTCGCGATTCATGGTCAGTTGCGCGGCGCGCGCGTTCGGAATGACGGTGTAGCCCTCGCCCTCCAGCTCCACCAGCGTCGCGGTGGCAATCGCCTCGATTTCGGGCACGATGAAATGCGGTTTTTCCTGTTCGATGACCGCGCGCAACGCGGCGCCGTCGAGCATGTCGATGACATGGTGCCGATGGGCCACCTGCATCGCCGGCGCGTTGGCGTAGCGGTCAACGGCTATGACCTCCACACCCAGACGTTGCAGCTCTATGACCAGCTCTTTGCCGAGCTCACCAGAGCCACAGAGCAGCACACGTGTAGCGCTGGCCGAAAGCGGCGTACCTATTCGGGGCATGTCATTCCTCGTAACGCAGACAGTAAAGAAATTCCCGTGCCGATATCTCGCACGTCAGCCTTAAAAGAGCAGCCCGCTCGAACGGGCCCGCTCGTGACAACGCTGGAGCACCTGACGCCGCTCCCGGTTGTCCATGCGGCCCCAACGGCGGATCTCATCGATGCTGCGCTGGCAGCCCGTACAACGGTCGTGCTCATCCAGGGCGCAGATGCTGACGCAAGGCGAGGCGACCGGTTTGTCGTCCAGGCTCAATCGTCCTGCTCCGCCAGGCCACGCGCGTAGCGCTGGGCGTTGTGCACATAATGGGCGGCGCTGGCCTCGAGCATCTTTTTCTGCTGCTCGGTCAGTTCGCGAATGACCTTGCCGGGCGAGCCCACCACCAGCGAGCCATCCGGGATCTCCTTGCCTTCGGCAATCAGCGTGTTGGCGCCGATGATGCAGTGCTTGCCGATCTTCGCGCCGTTGAGAATCACCGCATTGATCCCGACCAGGCTGTAGTCGCCGACCGCGCAGCCGTGCAACATCGCGTTGTGGCCGACCGTCACGCCAGTACCCAGCGTCAACGGGTGACCCATGTCGGTATGCATGACGCTGCCATCCTGCACATTGCTGTTTTCGCCGATGTGGATCAGCTCGTTGTCGCCGCGCAGTACCGCACCAAACCAGACGCTGGCGCCGGCCTCCAGGCGAATCTTGCCCACCAGCGTGGCATTAGGCGCTACCCAGCTCTGCGGATGACATTCAACTCGGGAATCGCCCAGGCGATATTTCACGGTCATGACCTCTTCTGGCTCAGATCGATATAGGAAGCAGGAGGACGGCGCATCTCGATTCCGGCGTCATAGACCAGATTCACCAGCTCAACGATCATGATCGCCGTCAGGCCCCAGATCTTGTACTCGCCGTACCGGTACGACGGCACGTACCAGGCGCCGCCCTGATAATCGATACGATGGGTGACCTCGCGGACGTCCTGGCAAAAGAATTCCAGCGGCACGGAAAACACCGAGGCGATTTCTGCATCGTTGGCGCGGTACTCGACGTAGTCCGGGACGATGCCAACGAAAGGCGTGACGTGAATACCGTGCAGCGAAACCAGGCTACTGAGCGGACCGACGATCTCGACCATTGCCGGCACCAGACCTACCTCTTCCTCGGCCTCGCGCAGAGCGGTATGCACCAGGTCACGGTCTTCCGGGTCGCGCCGGCCGCCGGGAAAGGCCACTTCACCGCCATGGGTGGACAGGCCACTGGCGCGAAGAGTCAGCACCAGTTCAGGCGAATCATTGCGGGTGATCGGCATCAACACCGCCGCCTCCGGCATTCGGCCTTCCGGCTCCAGGAGATGCGGGGAGTAGTCACGCACCCGTTGGAGAATCTTGTCCAGCATGAAGCGTCTCGTTCAATCTTTGTCGAGCATCATGGCATGAATCACACAGGCGCCCAAGACAGACAAACCAAAACCTGGCGCCGCCGGTAGCCCCGAATGCGGCAGAACGATACAGCAACTGTCGCCGGCAAACTTTTCGCGGCACACTGGTGCCAACCAACAGACAGTTCAGCGTTCGAATGGCGATGGCCGGTATCATTCACATGCCGAAGGAAGCGAGATGAAATACTGCAGCCAGTGTGGCGGCTCGATCATTGAGCGTGTGCCGGAAGGCGACAACCGGAGCCGATTCGTCTGCACCGCCTGCGACATGGTGCACTACCAGAATCCACGTATCGTTGCTGGCTGCCTGCCGGTCTGGCAAGACCATATCCTGCTTTGTCGTCGGGCCATCGAACCGCGACGCGGCTACTGGACCCTGCCAGCCGGCTTCATGGAGAACGGCGAAACCGTCCAGCAGGCGGCGGAACGAGAGACGCTGGAAGAGGCCTGCGCCCGGGTCGCGGACCTGCAGCTTTACACCCTGTTCGACCTGCCGCATATCAACCAGGTGTACATGTTCTTTCGCGCCGAGCTGGTCGACGAAGGCTTCTGCGCCGGCGAGGAAAGCCTTGAAGTCAGACTGTTCCGACAAGCCGACATCCCTTGGTCCGAGCTGGCTTTTCCGACCGTGGGCCGTACCCTAGAATACTTTTTCGCCGACCGGGTGCAGCAGACCTTCCCGGTGCGCAACGAAGCCATCGAAGCAATGCGGGTGGCGCGCAGACAGGTCTGATGCCGTAAGGATTCAGGAAAAGCTCCATGCGCTGGTTGTTAGCGATCTGTTGTTTCACGTTTGCCACCCTTTCCCATGCTACCGCCGCGCCCATGCTTGATGACTCGTTCATCGACAAGGTGCTGGTGGTCAAATCCGAACGCCAGCTTCATCTCATCAGCCGTGGCGTGACCATGAAAAGCTATCGGGTCTCGCTGGGCAAGCAACCGGGCCCCAAGGAACGCGAGGGTGACAAGCGCACGCCAGAAGGGTTCTACTGGATCGACTGGCGCAAGACGTCCGACAAGTACAATCTGGCGATGCACATCTCCTACCCGAACGCCAAAGACCTGGCCCGTGCCCGTCGCGAAGGCACTCGCCCAGGCAGCATGATCATGCTGCACGGCACCCCGGTCGACGAGGAATATCCCGAGTGGTTCTTCCACACCCTCGACTGGACCGAGGGCTGCATCGCCCTGAAGAACGACGACATGCGTGAAATCTGGAACCTGGTCAAGAACGGTACGCTGATCGAGATTCGCCCCTGACCCACAGCGCCGAGCTTGGCAGCAGGCGAGGCAGCACGTTAACGTGCCACCATTCCCTCGCCATTCTACCGCCCATGACGACGACATCCTCAGACGAGCAGCTACAGCTGGATAACCAGCTGTGCTTCGCCCTGTACTCCGCCTCCCTGCAAATGACCAAGGCCTACAAGCCGTTGCTCAAGAGCCTCGGCCTGACGTACCCGCAATACCTGGCGATGCTCGTGCTCTGGGAGCGCGACGGGCTGACCGTCGGTGAGATCAGCGCCCGCCTGCTGACCGAGCCCGGTTCGCTGACACCGCTGCTCAAACGCCTGGAGGCCGAGGGCCTGATCAATCGCACCCGGAGAAGCGACGACGAGCGGGTGGTCGAGCTGCATCTCACGGCAGCCGGAAGCGCCCTGAAAGAACGGGCCCGCAACTTTCCCGCCTGTATGCTCGAGTGCACCGGGCAGTCGCCCGAAGCGCTGCTGGCACTGCGCGACCAGCTCGCATCCCTTCGCGAAGCACTGCTGAAACGCGGCTGAGCGCACGCAAGACACCCATTTCGCGGCAACTCAGCCGGACGGAATCAAGATAGCTTTCTGTATTTATCTTGCGCGATAAATATTGGCGCGATAATTTATAGCGCACACACCCCAAGAGGAACGATCATGCAGACCATCACCGCTCTCTATACCGCCACCGCCACTGCTACCGGAGGCCGTGACGGCCGCGCCGTGTCATCTGACGGAATGCTCGACGTCAAGCTGTCCACCCCACGCGAGCTGGGTGGCCAAGGGGGCGATGGCAG comes from Stutzerimonas stutzeri and encodes:
- a CDS encoding DsbC family protein, with translation MRVIRLFAAATLGVVSTVALAADADKAIRDSLQSIQPDMPIEAIAESPMDGVYQVQLKGGRQLYASADGQFVIQGYMFQFKDGQAVNLTEQAQSRSVAKLIDAVPTSDMVVFAPEKPKTHITVFTDTDCGYCQKLHSEVPELNRLGIEVRYMAFPRQGMGSHGANTLASVWCSKDRQAAMNKAKAREEVPVVQCDNPVAAQYAMGQQIGVQGTPAIILADGQVIPGYQPAPQLAELALKASK
- the trmD gene encoding tRNA (guanosine(37)-N1)-methyltransferase TrmD gives rise to the protein MSSFRVEVISLFPDMFAAISNYGITSRAVKQGLLQLRCWNPRSYTDDRHQTVDDRPFGGGPGMVMKIKPLELALADARQAAGDKAKVIYLSPQGRQLKQADVRGMAQEEGLILIAGRYEGIDERFIEAYVDEEWSIGDYVLSGGELPAMVLIDAVTRLLPGALGHADSAEEDSFTDGLLDCPHYTRPEVYADKRVPEVLLSGNHEHIRRWRLQQSLGRTWERRADLLDSRSLSGEEQKLLKEYIRQRDDS
- a CDS encoding HlyC/CorC family transporter — protein: MEHLHPGFLVGMLVFLLLCSAFFSSSETGMLSLNRYRLRHRAKEGHRGAKRASALLERPDRLLGTILVGNNFVNILASSIATVLAIKFWGEAGIAVATIGLTIILLIFGEITPKTLAALRPEAIAYPVSLPLLLLQRVLYPLVALLNWISNGLLKLLGIDLSNKGNDSLSTEELRSVVHESGSDMPMNRQSMLLGILDLERVTVDDIMIPRNEVAGIDLEDDLETIVTQLRTTPHTRLPVFRKDINQIEGIVHMRQIARLLSHDQLTRDSLLEACNEPYFIPENTPLSTQLVNFQKQKRRIGIVVDEYGDVLGIVTLEDILEEIVGEFSNQDALRSPDIHPQEDGTLVIDGAAYLREVNRALGWQLPCNGPKTLNGLITEALEHIPDSGICLQINQYRLEILQAADNRVKSVRAWVVADSQKPADDAP
- the rimM gene encoding ribosome maturation factor RimM (Essential for efficient processing of 16S rRNA), which translates into the protein MNATSAPAEDLIVIGKIVSVHGVRGDVKVYSFTDPIENLLDYRRWTLRRGDEIKQVELIKGRLQGKILVATLNGLTDREVARTYADFEICIPRSELPALTGEEYYWFQLQGLTVINQLGQVLGRVDHLLETGANDVLVVKPFDGSLDDRERLLPYTDPCVLKVDLDAGEMRVEWDADF
- the rpsP gene encoding 30S ribosomal protein S16, with product MVTIRLARGGSKKRPFYHLTVTNSRNPRDGRFVERIGFFNPVASGAEVKLSVNQERAAYWLSQGAQPSERVAQLLKEAAKAAA
- a CDS encoding cytochrome C assembly family protein: MHPLLPSLAAACLYAGVTGYQGLRLAQRTVPDKRLLLALGALALLAHGVSLFIQLLSPSGLHLDFFTASSLIAAAVILLILLALYRMPVENLLLLLFPLGCLTVLFAQFAPSGTAPAIAEEPGILAHILFSILAYGMLTIAVFQSLLLLLQDHHLKHKHPSGLIKNFPPLQTMESLLFGFLLAGWLLLSASLISGWLFLENLFAQHLVHKTLLSVIAWVVFGLLLWGRHQLGWRGYKAIRWTLAGFCLLMLAYFGSKLVREFILHI
- a CDS encoding GFA family protein, whose protein sequence is MKLEGSCHCKAVRFSLESLEPYPFMRCYCSICRKTAGGGGYAINLGGDHRTLRVEGREYLTVYRARMVDTQTGETRVSDGQRHFCKLCGSALWLWDPNWPDLVHTHASAIDSELPSPPESVHIMLASKAAWVQPQVEPEDRCFDGYPDESLAQWHQRLGLQEKSD
- the ffh gene encoding signal recognition particle protein, which encodes MFENLTDRLSQTLRHVTGKAKLTEDNIKDTLREVRMALLEADVALPVVKDFVARVKDRAVGTEVSKSLTPGQAFVKIVRAELEELMGAANEDLALSVVPPAVVLMAGLQGAGKTTTVGKLARFLKERKKKSVLVVSADVYRPAAIKQLETLAAEVGVTFFPSDVSQKPVEIAQAAIREAKLKYIDVVLVDTAGRLAIDAEMMAEIQAVHAAINPAETLFVVDAMTGQDAANTAKAFGEALPLTGVVLTKVDGDARGGAALSVRHITGKPIKFLGMGEKSDALEPFHPDRIASRILGMGDVLSLIEQAEQTMDREKAEKLTKKLKKGKGFDLEDFRDQLQQMKNMGGLGGLMDKLPSIGGVNLSQMGNAQGAAEKQFKQMEAIINSMTPVERRNPDIISGSRKRRIAMGSGTQVQDIGRLIKQHKQMQKMMKKVSGKGGMAKMMRGMGGMFPGGGMPKF
- the xerD gene encoding site-specific tyrosine recombinase XerD; protein product: MPALDDPVIDRFLDALWLEKGLSDNTREAYRSDLALFNGWLDERGARLADAGRELILDHLAWRLQSGYKARSTARLLSGLRGFYRFLLREGGISVDPTLRVDLPLLGRPLPKALSEADVEALLAAPDVGDPLGLRDRAMLEVLYACGLRVTELVSLTLEQINPRQAVLRTFGKGNKERLVPLGEEAMHWLKRYLRDGRDALLAGKASDVVFPSRRGDLMTRQTFWHRIKLHARQAGISAPISPHTLRHAFATHLLNHGADLRTVQMLLGHSDLSTTQIYTHIARARLQALHAEHHPRG
- the rplS gene encoding 50S ribosomal protein L19, coding for MTNKIIQALEAEQMTKELPPFAPGDTVVVQVKVKEGERERLQAFEGVVIGKRNRGLNSAFTVRKISNGVGVERTFQYYSPMVDSLSVKRRGDVRKAKLYYLRALSGKAARIKEKLS